In one Alphaproteobacteria bacterium genomic region, the following are encoded:
- a CDS encoding response regulator, whose amino-acid sequence MSDISRNEFAYEPVLFVDDNEIIRSKAAMVLENMGIDCVLAANGDEAMRLLEKDRFSLVITDIVMPKMDGIELISWMRSARIDVPVIVLSGKVLNESLSYSELATKFGADIGFHKPLTPTKIEMAMMFRAAPIDGPAHIACS is encoded by the coding sequence ATGAGCGACATTTCCAGAAACGAGTTTGCGTACGAACCGGTCCTGTTCGTGGATGACAATGAGATTATCCGTTCCAAGGCCGCCATGGTGCTTGAGAATATGGGAATAGACTGCGTCCTTGCCGCCAATGGCGATGAAGCGATGCGGCTGCTGGAGAAGGACCGCTTCAGTCTGGTGATCACCGATATCGTGATGCCAAAGATGGATGGTATCGAACTGATATCCTGGATGAGGTCCGCCAGGATCGATGTCCCCGTCATTGTCCTCAGCGGGAAGGTCCTGAACGAATCTCTGAGCTATTCCGAACTGGCCACGAAGTTCGGCGCGGATATCGGTTTCCATAAGCCGCTGACCCCGACAAAGATCGAGATGGCGATGATGTTCCGGGCCGCACCGATCGATGGCCCGGCCCATATTGCTTGTTCGTGA
- a CDS encoding alpha/beta hydrolase — translation MTPASRERGVETPGCVMSCFEQGNGPPIVFVHGNASTHATWQPTVESLRTHYRCITYDLRCHGTSECTSGSFSMARLVDDLENVRKRFDLEQFRLVGHSLGAMIAASYALENADRLKGLCLLAMPAGRTQRDRAAGKALIDEVNSKGVRGAMGGLVARWYTDAFVATHPGLLEKRLDQFADIDRAVFLEAYKLYLDTELGPRLGDIAVPTLVLTGQYASGCNTDTARYLGRQIPGSEVHIFPEMKNGILTEIPTRVAAKIHAFFSARTS, via the coding sequence ATGACACCGGCAAGCAGAGAACGCGGGGTAGAGACGCCCGGCTGCGTCATGTCCTGTTTCGAGCAGGGAAACGGGCCGCCGATCGTGTTCGTGCACGGCAACGCCTCAACCCACGCGACATGGCAGCCGACCGTCGAAAGCCTCCGAACGCACTATCGCTGCATCACATATGATCTTCGGTGCCACGGGACATCGGAATGCACTTCGGGTTCATTCTCCATGGCCCGCCTCGTCGATGATCTGGAGAACGTTCGGAAACGCTTCGACCTGGAGCAGTTCCGCCTGGTCGGACACTCACTGGGCGCCATGATCGCCGCCAGCTACGCGCTTGAAAATGCCGATCGATTGAAAGGATTGTGCCTGCTGGCTATGCCCGCCGGACGGACACAGCGGGATCGCGCCGCCGGAAAGGCACTCATAGACGAGGTCAATTCGAAAGGGGTTCGCGGGGCAATGGGCGGTCTGGTCGCCCGCTGGTACACCGACGCATTTGTCGCGACCCACCCCGGCCTCCTCGAGAAGCGTCTCGATCAGTTCGCAGATATCGACCGCGCCGTCTTTCTCGAAGCCTACAAGCTCTACCTCGACACGGAACTCGGCCCCCGCCTTGGAGACATTGCGGTGCCGACCCTGGTCCTGACCGGTCAATATGCCTCAGGCTGCAACACGGACACGGCACGCTATCTGGGGCGACAAATTCCCGGATCGGAGGTCCATATCTTTCCGGAGATGAAGAACGGCATCCTTACCGAGATCCCAACCCGGGTCGCCGCAAAGATTCACGCCTTCTTTTCCGCCCGAACGTCGTAG
- a CDS encoding FAD-binding oxidoreductase, whose product MERIVWSDTAAEPAVTTEVYQGGSRTSVVVIGGGYAGLSAALHLAESGTDCLLLEAQTFGAGASGRNNGQVIPGLKYGPDDLERRYGDAGAVVAQTAAGTADLVFDLIEKHAIDCEPDRRGWVRAAHSLVALPTIEKQAAQWARRGAPVEMLDREQVETLLGTSNYVGGMIDRRAGRLQPLSYCRGLARAAKAAGALLHQDSPVRALTREGGRWRVDTDQGTVRADKVILATGAYHDNLIPGWSRAFMTVQAMQIASEPLTANIARSILPGVSAMSDTRKLANAIRMDAAGRLAITGRGPLSGKIDNRIRQDLIRAITRLFPAVEGQAWSHIWAGRIGITIDELPRLAAPRPACLAIVGFNGRGVAMATALGKAAADHAMGQEAGFPVVDAPTIPFHSLRRPALATAISYYRMRDALGFAGR is encoded by the coding sequence ATGGAGCGCATTGTCTGGTCGGACACGGCCGCAGAACCGGCTGTCACGACGGAGGTCTATCAGGGAGGTTCCCGAACATCCGTCGTGGTGATCGGAGGCGGTTATGCCGGACTTTCCGCTGCGCTGCACCTGGCCGAGTCGGGCACCGATTGTCTGTTGCTTGAGGCGCAGACATTCGGTGCCGGGGCGTCCGGACGCAATAACGGGCAGGTCATACCCGGTCTGAAATACGGGCCCGACGACCTTGAGAGGCGATATGGCGATGCGGGCGCCGTCGTCGCGCAAACGGCGGCGGGAACCGCTGATCTTGTCTTCGACCTGATCGAAAAGCACGCCATCGATTGCGAACCGGACCGTCGCGGCTGGGTCCGGGCCGCCCACAGCCTCGTTGCCCTGCCGACCATCGAAAAGCAGGCCGCCCAGTGGGCGCGGCGGGGGGCGCCGGTCGAAATGCTGGACCGCGAACAGGTCGAAACCCTGCTGGGAACGTCGAACTATGTCGGCGGCATGATCGATCGCCGCGCCGGAAGGCTCCAGCCGCTGTCCTACTGCCGCGGTCTCGCGCGCGCCGCGAAGGCAGCCGGCGCCTTGCTGCATCAGGACAGCCCGGTTCGTGCATTGACGCGTGAAGGTGGACGCTGGCGCGTGGATACCGATCAGGGAACGGTACGGGCGGACAAGGTCATCCTGGCGACCGGGGCATATCACGACAACCTGATCCCCGGCTGGTCCAGGGCCTTCATGACCGTGCAGGCGATGCAGATCGCATCGGAACCCCTGACGGCGAATATCGCCCGATCGATCCTGCCGGGTGTCTCCGCGATGTCGGATACGCGAAAGCTGGCAAATGCGATCCGGATGGATGCCGCCGGCCGATTGGCGATCACCGGCCGGGGACCGTTGAGCGGCAAGATCGACAATCGCATTCGCCAAGACCTTATCCGCGCCATAACGCGGCTTTTTCCGGCGGTTGAAGGACAGGCCTGGTCGCATATCTGGGCCGGCCGCATCGGAATCACCATCGACGAGTTGCCGCGACTCGCCGCGCCGCGCCCGGCCTGTCTGGCCATTGTCGGGTTCAATGGCCGGGGCGTTGCCATGGCCACGGCCCTGGGCAAGGCAGCCGCCGATCATGCCATGGGACAGGAAGCCGGCTTCCCGGTCGTTGACGCCCCGACCATCCCCTTTCACAGTCTGCGGCGACCGGCGCTCGCCACCGCCATTTCGTACTACCGCATGCGCGATGCGCTCGGCTTTGCCGGTCGCTAA
- a CDS encoding GNAT family N-acetyltransferase has protein sequence MKRKTVNPDPAAIEFRDFRVADREWVETQNIHHYTQVEGFDPSFAAAVTAALDGLQDAMGERGSKFLIVETRQGRQPVGCVFFTAETPASGRLRLFYLDRAYRGSGLGRLMLDRIVEHARGQMMETIRVSTFDRHTAACRLYQSAGFLCEAQEPSCAFGQVMRQLDFEKRL, from the coding sequence ATGAAAAGGAAGACCGTGAACCCCGACCCCGCCGCCATAGAATTCAGGGATTTCCGTGTCGCGGACCGCGAATGGGTCGAGACGCAGAACATCCATCATTACACACAGGTCGAGGGGTTCGATCCATCCTTTGCGGCGGCGGTCACCGCGGCCCTCGACGGGCTTCAGGATGCGATGGGGGAAAGGGGCAGCAAGTTTCTGATCGTCGAGACGCGCCAGGGGCGGCAGCCCGTCGGCTGCGTCTTCTTCACCGCCGAAACCCCGGCCTCCGGCCGACTTCGCTTGTTCTATCTCGACCGGGCCTATCGCGGTTCCGGGCTTGGCCGGCTCATGCTCGATCGCATCGTCGAGCATGCGCGCGGGCAGATGATGGAGACGATCCGGGTTTCGACCTTCGACCGTCACACCGCCGCCTGCCGCCTGTATCAGTCGGCGGGGTTTCTGTGCGAGGCGCAGGAACCGTCATGCGCCTTCGGTCAGGTCATGCGGCAACTCGATTTCGAGAAACGACTTTAG
- a CDS encoding phytanoyl-CoA dioxygenase family protein, with protein sequence MTAAQTKAAAEKHLSEAEQAQFHDKGWIVPRWELPAELIAEMRREYADLLARNSHVESDIILAPHQTNGGSMGIKGSEKWLEFATHPKIVETARELIGEDIILWGTTLFGKPARKGKETPWHQDGEYYPIRPLETLTVWIPLEDVTPENGPMRFIPGSHKKHELYSHSWVEGDDKTINLVCDTEHYDEATAESLIIRAGQVSFHDVYMIHGSKPNRTDHPRPAFIIRLMPATCFYDHALGAETGKKHPAQGYGIRPLYLISGQDRANNNFTIGH encoded by the coding sequence ATGACCGCAGCGCAGACCAAAGCCGCCGCTGAAAAACATCTGTCCGAAGCAGAACAGGCGCAGTTTCACGACAAGGGCTGGATCGTCCCGCGCTGGGAACTGCCGGCGGAGCTGATCGCGGAGATGCGGCGCGAATACGCTGACCTGCTGGCGCGGAACAGCCATGTGGAATCCGACATCATCCTGGCCCCGCATCAGACCAATGGCGGCTCCATGGGGATCAAGGGGTCGGAAAAATGGCTGGAATTCGCGACCCATCCGAAGATCGTCGAGACGGCGCGGGAACTGATCGGCGAGGACATCATCCTGTGGGGCACGACCCTGTTCGGCAAACCGGCGCGAAAGGGAAAGGAAACGCCCTGGCACCAGGACGGGGAATATTATCCGATCCGCCCGCTGGAGACGCTGACGGTGTGGATCCCGCTGGAGGATGTGACGCCGGAAAACGGGCCGATGCGCTTCATCCCCGGCTCCCACAAGAAGCATGAACTCTACAGCCATTCCTGGGTCGAGGGGGACGACAAGACAATCAACCTCGTCTGCGATACCGAGCATTATGACGAGGCGACGGCGGAATCGCTGATCATCCGGGCGGGGCAGGTGTCCTTCCACGACGTTTACATGATCCACGGGTCGAAGCCGAACCGCACCGATCATCCGCGCCCGGCCTTCATCATCCGCCTGATGCCCGCGACCTGCTTCTATGACCACGCGCTGGGGGCCGAGACGGGCAAGAAACACCCGGCCCAGGGCTATGGCATCCGCCCGCTTTATCTGATCAGCGGCCAGGACCGGGCGAACAACAATTTTACCATTGGTCACTAA
- a CDS encoding 2-hydroxymuconate tautomerase, translating to MPIIRVEMFEGRSEDSKAALVEALTESFVSTCGGSPESVHIVINDISKQNWGVAGTLISRKAK from the coding sequence ATGCCGATTATTCGCGTCGAAATGTTCGAGGGTCGCAGCGAGGACAGCAAGGCCGCCCTCGTTGAAGCCCTGACCGAATCCTTTGTCAGCACATGCGGCGGATCCCCTGAATCCGTGCACATCGTCATCAATGACATATCGAAACAGAACTGGGGCGTCGCCGGCACGCTGATAAGTCGAAAAGCCAAATGA
- a CDS encoding acyl-CoA dehydrogenase family protein, translating into MTPDQDEYQDIRDAVRALCAEFPAEYHRKIDAERGYPEAFVQALTEGGWMAALIPEEYGGSGLGLTEASVIMEEINRAGGNSGACHGQMYNMNTLVRHGSEAQRRAYLPKIAAGELRLQSMGVTEPTTGTDTTKIKTNAVRKGDRWVINGQKVWISRVQHSDLMILLARTTPLAEVKKKSEGLSIFLVDIAEAMKGGMDVRPIPNMVNHETNELFFDNLELPEDSLIGEEGQGFKYILTGLNAERTLIAAECIGDGYWFTDKVCDYVGERQVFGRPIGQNQGVQFPIAEAYIEVRAADLMRFQACRLYDAGQPCGAEANMAKYLAAKASWEAANACIQFHGGFGFACEYDVERKFRETRLYQVAPISTNLILSYIAEHVLGLPRSF; encoded by the coding sequence ATGACCCCCGATCAGGACGAATATCAGGATATCCGCGACGCCGTGCGGGCGCTGTGTGCCGAGTTTCCGGCGGAGTATCACCGCAAGATCGATGCGGAGCGGGGCTATCCGGAGGCCTTCGTGCAGGCGTTGACCGAGGGCGGTTGGATGGCGGCGCTGATTCCGGAAGAGTATGGCGGGTCGGGGCTGGGGCTGACCGAGGCGTCGGTCATCATGGAGGAGATCAACCGCGCGGGCGGCAATTCCGGGGCCTGCCACGGCCAGATGTATAATATGAACACGCTGGTCCGGCACGGGTCGGAGGCGCAGCGCCGGGCCTATCTGCCGAAGATCGCGGCGGGCGAATTGCGCCTGCAGTCCATGGGCGTGACGGAGCCGACGACGGGCACGGACACGACCAAGATCAAGACCAACGCGGTGCGCAAGGGCGACCGCTGGGTCATCAACGGCCAGAAGGTCTGGATCAGCCGGGTGCAGCATTCGGACCTGATGATCCTGCTGGCCCGCACGACGCCGCTGGCCGAGGTGAAGAAGAAATCCGAGGGCCTGTCGATCTTCCTGGTCGACATTGCCGAGGCGATGAAGGGCGGCATGGATGTGCGCCCGATCCCCAATATGGTGAACCACGAGACCAATGAGCTGTTCTTCGACAATCTGGAACTGCCGGAAGACAGCCTGATTGGCGAGGAAGGGCAGGGGTTCAAATACATCCTGACCGGCCTGAATGCCGAACGCACGCTGATCGCCGCGGAATGCATCGGCGACGGCTACTGGTTCACCGACAAGGTCTGCGATTATGTCGGGGAACGTCAGGTCTTCGGCCGCCCGATCGGCCAGAACCAGGGCGTCCAGTTTCCGATTGCCGAGGCCTATATCGAGGTCCGCGCCGCCGATCTGATGCGCTTCCAGGCCTGCCGCCTCTACGATGCCGGACAGCCCTGCGGCGCGGAGGCGAACATGGCGAAATACCTGGCCGCCAAGGCGTCCTGGGAGGCCGCCAATGCCTGCATCCAGTTCCACGGCGGCTTCGGCTTCGCCTGTGAATACGATGTCGAGCGCAAATTCCGCGAAACCCGCCTCTACCAGGTCGCCCCGATCTCGACCAACCTGATCCTCAGCTACATTGCGGAGCACGTTCTGGGGCTCCCGCGGTCGTTCTGA
- a CDS encoding sensor domain-containing diguanylate cyclase, whose translation MNRPDTKLGDEEARALALERYDVLDTGPERPFENIVSLVEQTLRVPICAVSLVDRHRQWFKARRGLDVSETPRDISFCTHAIRQPDAFVVNDATVHPTFRDNPLVTGEPHIRAYLGIPLKTPEGYQVGSLCAIDTQIRGWASHEIAILTNFAKIVVDELELRQIASSDGLTGAMTRRAWTEVAEAEIKRATRYGRSLCLAILDIDNFKSVNDTYGHPAGDIVIQQLAGMGMELMRRSDRFGRLGGEEFALVIPEAELAEAKLFAERLRKEFADKELDIGEKGTIHCTISIGIAEWTPSENLEGLMARADKCLYAAKRGGRNRTVVAGPYDTAIGSES comes from the coding sequence ATGAATAGGCCTGACACCAAACTGGGGGATGAAGAGGCACGCGCACTGGCCCTCGAGAGGTATGATGTGCTCGATACGGGGCCGGAGCGTCCATTTGAAAACATCGTGTCTCTCGTCGAACAGACCCTGCGGGTTCCAATTTGTGCGGTTTCACTGGTTGATCGTCATCGCCAGTGGTTCAAGGCGCGACGAGGGCTTGATGTGTCGGAGACGCCACGTGACATCTCGTTCTGCACTCATGCCATTCGGCAGCCGGATGCATTTGTCGTGAATGACGCGACCGTTCATCCGACCTTTAGAGATAATCCGTTGGTGACAGGCGAGCCGCATATTCGAGCTTATCTGGGAATACCTCTGAAGACGCCCGAAGGTTATCAGGTCGGTAGTCTCTGTGCGATAGATACCCAGATTCGAGGTTGGGCGTCGCACGAAATCGCGATCCTGACAAACTTTGCCAAGATTGTCGTCGACGAGCTTGAACTACGCCAGATTGCCTCCAGCGACGGCCTGACTGGGGCGATGACCCGTCGAGCGTGGACGGAAGTTGCGGAGGCAGAAATCAAGCGAGCCACCCGATACGGTCGATCGCTCTGTCTGGCGATTCTGGATATCGATAACTTCAAGTCAGTAAACGATACATATGGCCACCCTGCCGGCGACATCGTCATTCAGCAACTAGCCGGGATGGGGATGGAACTCATGCGGCGATCAGATCGATTTGGTCGCCTGGGTGGAGAAGAGTTCGCGTTGGTAATTCCGGAGGCCGAGTTGGCTGAGGCGAAACTCTTTGCCGAACGTCTGCGAAAGGAATTTGCAGATAAGGAACTTGATATCGGAGAGAAGGGCACTATCCACTGCACCATAAGCATTGGTATCGCTGAATGGACGCCGTCGGAGAATTTGGAGGGGCTTATGGCCCGGGCCGATAAATGTCTCTATGCCGCTAAGCGGGGTGGGCGCAATCGCACCGTCGTGGCAGGTCCCTATGACACCGCCATCGGCAGTGAAAGCTAG
- a CDS encoding hydantoinase B/oxoprolinase family protein: MSKAAPEKVTAMGFDCTTIACLAHKADTGFAVHIEPYGGGFGGGIDQDGCDAIDNQLSNCANTPVESLDTGYDFFRVKAYSMVTDSFGHGRHRGGAGFLRSYEILKDGATFAIYSDHHKYAPSGLFGGGDGTKGYCRVLRGGEEIIVGSKNLVTLKKGDIVEVFCGGGGGYGDPRERARSDIERDIAEGLLSPGEAARVYAIPEAAE; encoded by the coding sequence ATGTCCAAGGCTGCGCCCGAAAAGGTGACGGCCATGGGCTTCGACTGCACGACGATTGCCTGCCTGGCCCACAAGGCCGATACCGGGTTCGCGGTTCACATCGAACCCTATGGCGGCGGCTTCGGCGGTGGTATCGACCAGGACGGCTGCGATGCGATCGACAATCAGTTGTCGAACTGTGCCAATACGCCGGTGGAATCCCTCGACACGGGATACGACTTCTTCCGGGTCAAGGCCTACAGCATGGTGACGGATTCCTTCGGTCATGGACGCCATCGCGGCGGTGCGGGTTTCCTACGCAGCTACGAGATCCTGAAGGACGGGGCGACATTCGCGATCTATTCGGATCATCACAAATATGCGCCGTCCGGCCTGTTCGGCGGCGGTGACGGTACGAAGGGCTATTGCCGCGTGCTGAGGGGCGGTGAGGAAATCATCGTCGGTTCCAAAAACCTCGTGACGCTCAAGAAGGGCGACATCGTCGAGGTCTTCTGCGGCGGCGGCGGGGGCTATGGCGACCCGCGCGAGCGCGCCCGCAGCGACATCGAACGGGATATCGCGGAAGGGCTTCTGTCGCCGGGTGAGGCGGCCCGGGTCTATGCCATCCCCGAAGCGGCCGAGTAG
- a CDS encoding NAD(P)-binding domain-containing protein — protein sequence MTTIGILGVGYLGECLAEGLAGAIGEGSDFTVLLSPRSAARAARLAEKHGYEIARDNADLVTRSDFVFLATKPEQIVDTAKGLPWREGQRAVSIAAGITLPAIRDAVAPATALRSMPIAASRIRQSPTAYCPPDEMAEEVFAALGSAHAVDGDDQFETASIFGAYYGHLHVLYDTVAGWAQDNGLPAETARALTARMAQAAAASILTQTNRRPRAPLDDLMTEGGITKAGLNILDAADAFTPWSDALTTARRRSGEIAGEG from the coding sequence ATGACGACAATCGGCATACTCGGCGTCGGCTATCTGGGCGAATGTCTGGCGGAGGGGCTGGCAGGGGCCATCGGGGAGGGATCGGACTTCACCGTTCTGCTGTCTCCGCGCAGCGCCGCCCGCGCCGCCCGTCTTGCGGAAAAGCACGGCTATGAGATCGCCCGGGACAATGCCGATCTGGTGACGCGGTCCGATTTCGTCTTCCTGGCGACCAAGCCCGAACAGATCGTCGATACCGCCAAGGGCCTGCCCTGGCGCGAAGGCCAGCGGGCGGTCTCCATCGCGGCCGGGATCACGCTGCCCGCGATCCGCGATGCGGTCGCGCCCGCCACGGCGCTGCGCTCCATGCCCATCGCCGCCAGCCGCATCCGCCAGAGCCCGACCGCCTATTGCCCGCCCGACGAAATGGCCGAGGAAGTCTTCGCCGCGCTCGGCTCCGCCCATGCCGTGGACGGCGACGACCAGTTCGAAACCGCCAGCATCTTCGGCGCCTATTACGGCCATCTGCATGTGCTCTACGACACGGTCGCCGGCTGGGCACAGGACAACGGCCTGCCCGCCGAAACCGCCCGCGCGCTCACCGCCCGCATGGCCCAGGCCGCCGCCGCCTCCATCCTCACCCAAACCAACCGCCGCCCCCGCGCCCCGCTGGACGATCTGATGACCGAAGGCGGCATCACCAAGGCCGGCCTCAACATCCTAGACGCCGCCGACGCCTTCACCCCCTGGTCCGACGCCCTAACCACCGCCCGCAGGCGATCGGGGGAAATTGCGGGGGAGGGATAG
- a CDS encoding GntR family transcriptional regulator, whose protein sequence is MTGTKDMTGRANAVELAYEQIRDRLITFRTKPGERLNESELAVDLGMSRAPIREALNRLIADGLVHFEARRGFFCRRLSIRETTELYAVRRDLELGALKAALAEAPQEELDAFVAAWRRTLSGERPSNLDRLVALDEDFHLALAGLADNPIRQDFLRNINARIRFVRRLNLETDQRRGSTLDEHARLLDHIAARETDSALSLMEGHLNRSADEVRLQVQNAIARIYAEDVA, encoded by the coding sequence ATGACGGGAACGAAAGACATGACCGGACGGGCGAATGCGGTCGAACTGGCCTATGAGCAGATCCGTGACCGGCTGATCACCTTTCGAACCAAGCCCGGCGAGCGGTTGAACGAAAGCGAACTGGCCGTCGATCTGGGCATGAGCCGGGCACCGATCCGCGAGGCGCTGAACCGCCTGATTGCGGACGGGCTCGTCCATTTCGAGGCGCGCCGCGGATTCTTCTGCCGCCGCCTCAGCATCCGCGAGACGACCGAGCTTTATGCCGTGCGCCGCGATCTGGAACTGGGCGCGCTGAAGGCGGCGCTTGCGGAAGCCCCGCAGGAGGAACTCGACGCGTTCGTCGCCGCATGGCGCAGAACCCTTTCCGGCGAGCGCCCTTCCAATCTGGACCGCCTCGTGGCACTGGATGAGGACTTTCACCTCGCCCTTGCCGGACTGGCGGACAACCCGATCCGGCAGGATTTCCTGCGCAACATCAACGCCCGCATCCGCTTCGTGCGCCGCCTCAACCTTGAGACCGACCAGCGCCGGGGCAGTACGCTCGACGAACACGCGCGGCTGCTCGATCACATCGCGGCAAGGGAAACCGACAGCGCCTTGTCGCTGATGGAAGGCCACCTGAACCGCTCCGCCGACGAGGTGCGGCTGCAGGTTCAGAATGCCATCGCGCGGATCTATGCGGAGGATGTGGCCTAA
- the ggt gene encoding gamma-glutamyltransferase, producing MKAKSFVSTPQPEASETGIEILRRGGNAVDAAIAVALVQGVVDPQMCGIAGFGSMQIFLPKKGFHGLIDFHGKTPSAARPDMWEHLIEGETRDGFGFILKGRVNDVGYQSITVPGSLKAYYEAQTEHGVMDWADVVQPAIDHAERGVVIRPHMYFFWTQNDGMGRVLTSDRLAFTESGRRIYFNADGSLKRPGNRLHNPDMARTLRTIAAEGADVFYRGEIADRIAADMKANGGLLSREDLETYRTTRTEPLWGRFRDFDIASNQPPGGGIMLIEMLQMLAHFDLKSLGHNSSEYLRIVAEAMKRATSDKDAFVGDPAFYDVPVARLTDPDYARDQAEAIRAGEVASVERLVKAFDESKDTTHIAVVDPEGGIVSMTHSLGMPSGVITEGLGFMYNGCMGVFDPRPGRAGSIAPGKSRFSSVCPTIAFKDGDPRLVIGAPGGTQIAMGVLQATLNVLEFDMPIVEAIAAPRFSATSNAIDISNRIPGYVTRPLEERGYEIIRSHLSYGFAAVHGLKREPDGLWTGGADPGHDGMALGFAED from the coding sequence ATGAAAGCCAAGTCCTTCGTCAGCACCCCGCAGCCCGAGGCCAGCGAAACCGGTATCGAAATCCTGCGACGCGGCGGAAACGCCGTCGACGCGGCCATCGCCGTCGCGCTGGTCCAGGGCGTCGTCGACCCGCAGATGTGCGGCATCGCGGGCTTCGGCAGCATGCAGATCTTCCTGCCGAAGAAAGGGTTTCACGGTCTTATCGATTTCCACGGCAAGACCCCCTCGGCCGCGCGTCCGGACATGTGGGAACACCTGATCGAAGGTGAGACGCGCGACGGGTTCGGCTTCATTCTGAAGGGGCGGGTCAACGATGTCGGCTATCAGTCCATCACCGTTCCCGGCAGTCTGAAAGCCTATTACGAGGCGCAGACGGAGCATGGCGTCATGGATTGGGCCGATGTTGTTCAGCCCGCCATCGACCATGCCGAACGCGGTGTCGTCATCCGGCCGCACATGTATTTCTTCTGGACCCAGAATGACGGCATGGGTCGGGTTCTGACATCGGATCGGCTGGCTTTCACGGAATCGGGACGGCGCATCTATTTCAATGCCGATGGCAGCCTCAAGCGGCCAGGGAACCGGCTGCACAATCCCGACATGGCCCGGACACTGCGCACCATCGCGGCGGAAGGCGCGGATGTTTTCTATCGCGGTGAAATCGCGGACCGGATCGCGGCCGATATGAAAGCGAATGGCGGTCTGCTTTCCCGCGAGGACCTGGAGACCTATCGGACCACAAGGACGGAGCCGCTATGGGGGCGGTTCCGCGATTTCGACATCGCCAGCAACCAGCCGCCGGGGGGCGGCATCATGCTGATCGAGATGCTGCAGATGCTTGCGCATTTTGATCTCAAGTCGCTCGGCCACAACTCGTCCGAATATCTGCGCATCGTCGCCGAAGCGATGAAGCGCGCGACCAGTGACAAGGATGCCTTTGTCGGCGACCCTGCATTTTACGACGTCCCGGTCGCCCGGCTGACCGATCCGGACTATGCGCGGGACCAGGCCGAGGCCATCCGCGCGGGTGAGGTCGCGTCAGTGGAGCGCCTCGTAAAGGCGTTCGACGAATCCAAGGACACGACGCATATCGCCGTTGTCGATCCGGAGGGCGGCATTGTCAGCATGACCCATTCGCTCGGCATGCCGTCCGGCGTGATCACGGAAGGCCTGGGCTTCATGTACAATGGCTGCATGGGCGTCTTCGATCCGCGTCCCGGGCGGGCGGGATCAATTGCCCCCGGCAAGTCCCGGTTCAGTTCGGTCTGCCCGACGATCGCATTCAAGGACGGCGATCCCCGTCTGGTCATCGGCGCGCCGGGCGGCACACAGATCGCGATGGGCGTGCTGCAGGCAACACTGAACGTGCTGGAATTCGACATGCCCATCGTCGAGGCCATCGCGGCGCCTCGCTTCTCCGCAACCAGCAACGCGATCGATATCAGCAACCGGATTCCGGGCTATGTGACCCGCCCGCTCGAGGAACGTGGATATGAAATCATCCGCAGCCATTTGAGCTATGGGTTTGCGGCGGTTCACGGCCTGAAGCGGGAACCCGACGGCCTGTGGACCGGCGGGGCGGATCCGGGACACGACGGCATGGCTCTCGGTTTCGCCGAAGACTGA